One Persicobacter psychrovividus DNA window includes the following coding sequences:
- a CDS encoding TetR/AcrR family transcriptional regulator: MKPKDEQKRQAIFRATLALAGEMGIAGIKMSAIAKRANIGSGTLYVYFQSKEELLNTLYAELKAQSSMSILEDISGLPVKMKLFELWKSSLRYRLEHQDEVVFMEQFAFSPFASEASKKISQQFSDFLFGVLDEGKTQMIIKNTSNDILVALLSGFVRDLALTCDRTGIVVNDQLLQASFGICWDALKS, encoded by the coding sequence ATGAAACCAAAAGACGAGCAAAAGCGACAGGCAATTTTCAGGGCGACTTTGGCCTTGGCGGGAGAAATGGGCATAGCGGGCATCAAGATGTCGGCGATTGCGAAACGTGCCAATATTGGCAGCGGGACGCTTTATGTTTATTTTCAGAGCAAGGAAGAGCTGTTGAATACGCTGTATGCGGAACTGAAAGCGCAAAGCTCGATGTCTATTTTGGAGGATATTTCAGGCTTGCCAGTGAAGATGAAGCTGTTTGAGTTGTGGAAAAGCTCTTTGCGTTATCGCCTTGAGCATCAGGATGAGGTGGTGTTTATGGAGCAGTTTGCGTTCTCTCCTTTTGCTTCCGAGGCATCAAAAAAAATCTCTCAGCAATTCAGTGATTTCTTGTTTGGCGTTTTGGATGAGGGTAAAACTCAAATGATTATTAAAAACACTTCCAATGACATTTTGGTTGCCTTATTGTCTGGATTCGTAAGAGATCTGGCGTTGACTTGCGACCGGACAGGCATCGTGGTAAATGATCAATTGTTGCAGGCTTCTTTTGGGATCTGTTGGGATGCGCTGAAGTCTTAA
- a CDS encoding SDR family oxidoreductase: MKKVILITGTSTGVGLSSALAFGRKGYKVYASMRNLAKRTVLEEAAKAENLPVEIIELDVTSMTSIQSAVDLVMEKEGRLDILLNNAGAGFAKTTEHATEEEIQWQMDVNYFGVVHTTKAVLPIMRKQKCGHVINVTSVGGLVGQPFNELYCGAKFAVEGYTEALASYVTKAFNIHFTNVEPGGIATEFVNNAMTKMAEGGMIEEGDPYAPVFNAYLSGMQSRSGEELASLYQTPEQVAEVILEVAQQEEPVIRVRTSDWAEDLCQLKTEADPTGLKLRDKVVKQFLG, translated from the coding sequence ATGAAAAAAGTAATCTTAATCACCGGAACATCAACAGGCGTAGGTCTTTCATCAGCATTGGCATTCGGGCGTAAGGGCTATAAAGTATATGCAAGTATGCGGAATTTGGCGAAGCGCACCGTTTTGGAAGAGGCGGCGAAAGCTGAAAATTTGCCAGTAGAAATCATCGAGTTGGATGTAACGTCTATGACGTCCATTCAGTCGGCAGTGGATTTGGTGATGGAAAAAGAAGGCCGTTTGGATATTTTGCTGAACAATGCAGGAGCAGGCTTCGCCAAAACCACTGAGCATGCGACTGAGGAAGAAATTCAATGGCAGATGGATGTGAATTATTTCGGTGTGGTGCACACGACCAAAGCCGTTTTGCCGATCATGCGAAAGCAGAAATGCGGGCACGTTATCAACGTAACTTCCGTAGGAGGCTTGGTGGGTCAGCCGTTCAATGAATTGTATTGTGGCGCAAAATTCGCCGTGGAGGGCTATACGGAAGCCTTGGCGTCCTATGTGACCAAAGCATTCAATATTCATTTCACCAATGTGGAGCCAGGTGGTATCGCAACGGAGTTTGTTAATAATGCCATGACAAAGATGGCCGAGGGTGGAATGATTGAAGAAGGTGATCCTTATGCGCCAGTGTTCAATGCTTACTTGTCGGGCATGCAGTCGCGTTCGGGCGAAGAATTGGCGTCCCTTTACCAAACCCCTGAACAAGTAGCCGAGGTAATTTTGGAAGTCGCACAACAGGAAGAGCCGGTGATCAGAGTTCGTACTTCGGATTGGGCAGAAGATTTGTGCCAGTTGAAAACCGAGGCTGACCCAACGGGCTTGAAGTTGCGGGATAAGGTGGTGAAGCAGTTTTTGGGGTGA
- a CDS encoding S1C family serine protease codes for MYKYRLNSATFILVLLIFLNSSCASIFSSRYQKTKFITPKGATVKIDGKTAKKVKGKYKVKRDNGIKEITVSKPGYKSETRSISQDYKSPVKMISLATAGACAFIPGAQAIAGVSALFMFLLDNGTKSVNYQKVVEFNRLEPLHKKQDDQKHIVINKVSIDIEDGEIEHNRYSRYKKYASNKSSESEIEDGEIKLENTIFAEALNELLVDLEYIDQSKKILASGYTENLHVNATILGITTDATRGRIGGFAGGNSNILQKATVEVEWNILDYYEQSIFRYKSKASSGEFSSTNGDHVKRMLKDAMEYNLLEFLKAPKVKSLLKKDKNIEQDFTPFDIENNIPYASNVSEVISSSVTISNKSGHGSGFIIGSDGYILTNFHVIATSDKLSVILPNGQKFTPKIIRSSKVHDLALLKIDATDLKPVKLDQQGSLAIASEIYAVGTPNAQDLAQTISKGIVSGFRENANKINLIQTDASVNHGNSGGALVNQEGVAIGVVSSKLIGIGVEGVAFGIPTNEVIDKLKLQFSDSAPKQLK; via the coding sequence ATGTATAAATATCGATTGAATTCGGCCACTTTCATTCTTGTGCTACTTATTTTCCTCAACTCAAGTTGTGCTTCTATCTTTAGCTCTCGTTACCAAAAAACAAAATTTATCACCCCAAAGGGAGCAACTGTTAAAATTGATGGAAAGACCGCAAAAAAAGTCAAGGGCAAATACAAAGTTAAACGAGATAATGGCATAAAAGAAATCACAGTAAGTAAGCCTGGGTATAAAAGTGAAACCAGGTCTATTTCTCAAGACTACAAATCTCCTGTAAAAATGATTTCGTTAGCTACTGCAGGTGCTTGTGCTTTCATTCCCGGCGCACAGGCAATTGCAGGAGTCAGTGCTCTATTCATGTTTTTGCTTGATAATGGGACAAAGTCCGTTAACTACCAAAAGGTCGTTGAATTCAATAGATTAGAACCATTACACAAAAAGCAAGATGATCAAAAACACATTGTCATTAACAAAGTGAGTATTGATATTGAAGATGGAGAAATAGAACATAATAGGTATTCAAGATACAAAAAATACGCAAGCAATAAGTCCTCAGAATCTGAAATTGAGGATGGGGAGATTAAATTAGAAAACACCATCTTTGCTGAAGCGCTAAATGAATTACTCGTTGATTTAGAGTATATAGATCAGTCGAAGAAAATACTCGCCAGCGGCTATACCGAAAACCTTCATGTTAATGCAACAATCTTGGGCATCACCACTGATGCTACTCGTGGTCGAATAGGTGGATTTGCAGGTGGTAATAGTAATATCCTTCAAAAAGCTACCGTTGAAGTAGAATGGAATATCCTGGATTATTATGAACAATCTATTTTTCGTTATAAATCAAAGGCATCTTCAGGAGAATTTTCATCCACAAATGGTGATCATGTAAAAAGAATGCTTAAAGATGCCATGGAGTACAACCTGTTGGAGTTCTTAAAAGCTCCAAAGGTGAAATCCTTACTTAAAAAGGACAAAAATATTGAGCAGGATTTTACGCCATTTGATATTGAAAACAACATACCATACGCATCGAATGTTTCAGAAGTCATTTCCTCTTCTGTAACAATCTCCAACAAATCTGGGCATGGCAGTGGGTTTATTATTGGAAGTGACGGGTATATTTTGACGAACTTTCATGTAATCGCTACCTCGGACAAACTAAGTGTTATTCTGCCAAATGGTCAGAAATTCACGCCTAAAATCATTAGATCAAGCAAGGTGCATGATTTGGCCCTGTTAAAGATTGATGCTACAGACTTAAAACCGGTCAAACTCGATCAGCAGGGTTCTTTAGCAATAGCTTCAGAAATTTATGCTGTCGGCACGCCAAATGCGCAAGATCTTGCTCAAACCATTTCAAAAGGTATTGTCTCTGGATTCAGAGAAAACGCCAATAAAATTAACCTCATTCAAACTGATGCGAGTGTCAACCATGGTAATAGTGGTGGTGCCCTCGTAAATCAAGAAGGAGTAGCTATTGGGGTTGTCAGTTCAAAGCTTATTGGAATTGGAGTAGAAGGAGTTGCTTTCGGAATTCCAACGAATGAAGTTATAGATAAGCTTAAGCTTCAATTTTCGGACTCTGCCCCAAAACAACTAAAATAA
- the icd gene encoding NADP-dependent isocitrate dehydrogenase, protein MSEQKITIKDGKLQVPNNPVVPFIEGDGTGVDIWPAAKRVLDAAVEKAYNGERKIEWKEVLAGEKAFNETGNWLPGETLDAFREYLVGIKGPLTTPVGGGIRSLNVALRQELDLYSCVRPVRWFEGVPSPVKRPELCDMVIFRENTEDIYAGIEYMHGSEEAIKVKKFLQEEMGVTKIRFPETSSIGIKPVSKEGTERLVRASIEYAIQYKKPSVTLVHKGNIMKFTEGAFKKWGYELAEREYAEQVFTWAQYDRIADQDGKAAADLAQKEAEQAGKIIVKDSIADAFLQQILLRPAEYSVIATLNLNGDYVSDALAAIVGGIGIAPGANINYQTGNAIFEATHGTAPKYAGQDKVNPGSVILSGALMLEYMGWTEASELIYKGIEGSISKKRVTYDFERLMEGATLLKCSEFGEEIVTNM, encoded by the coding sequence ATGAGCGAACAAAAAATCACAATCAAAGACGGAAAACTTCAAGTACCAAATAACCCTGTAGTCCCATTTATTGAAGGAGATGGAACAGGTGTTGATATTTGGCCTGCAGCAAAAAGAGTACTCGACGCTGCTGTGGAGAAGGCTTACAATGGCGAAAGAAAAATTGAATGGAAAGAGGTGTTGGCAGGCGAAAAGGCTTTCAACGAAACGGGCAACTGGTTGCCAGGTGAAACTTTGGATGCCTTCAGAGAGTACCTTGTAGGCATTAAAGGCCCATTGACAACCCCTGTAGGTGGTGGTATTCGCTCTTTGAATGTGGCTTTGCGTCAGGAACTTGACCTTTATTCTTGCGTGCGCCCTGTACGTTGGTTCGAGGGAGTACCGTCGCCAGTGAAGCGCCCTGAGCTTTGCGATATGGTGATCTTCCGTGAAAACACAGAGGACATCTACGCAGGTATTGAGTACATGCACGGGTCTGAAGAAGCAATAAAAGTGAAGAAATTTTTGCAGGAAGAAATGGGGGTTACAAAAATCCGCTTCCCAGAAACTTCTTCAATTGGTATCAAGCCAGTATCTAAAGAAGGTACAGAGCGTTTGGTGCGTGCCTCTATTGAGTATGCTATTCAGTATAAAAAGCCTTCGGTTACTTTGGTACACAAAGGTAACATCATGAAATTTACCGAAGGTGCCTTCAAAAAATGGGGATACGAGTTGGCTGAGCGCGAATATGCTGAGCAGGTATTCACTTGGGCACAGTACGACCGCATTGCAGATCAGGATGGCAAAGCAGCTGCTGATTTGGCACAAAAAGAAGCCGAGCAAGCTGGAAAAATCATCGTTAAAGACTCGATTGCAGATGCTTTCTTGCAGCAAATTTTGTTGCGTCCTGCTGAATACAGCGTAATCGCAACTTTGAACTTGAACGGCGACTATGTATCGGATGCATTGGCGGCGATCGTGGGTGGAATTGGTATTGCTCCTGGAGCAAACATCAACTACCAAACAGGTAATGCGATCTTCGAAGCAACGCACGGTACTGCACCAAAATATGCAGGTCAGGATAAAGTGAACCCTGGTTCGGTAATCCTTTCAGGTGCCTTGATGCTGGAATATATGGGCTGGACGGAAGCTTCAGAACTGATTTACAAAGGAATTGAAGGCTCTATCTCTAAAAAGCGCGTAACTTATGATTTCGAGCGTTTGATGGAAGGGGCAACCTTGCTGAAATGTTCTGAATTCGGTGAAGAGATTGTAACGAATATGTAA
- a CDS encoding sterol desaturase family protein translates to MKKSTTQQKGSPPLFKNQLLEKFTHTHIAYPLLIFYGGGLGLLAYGGVMMGISVINLLVTFTLGLLLFTFVEYWAHRKVYHMIEDKPWKARFTYTFHGVHHDHPKDKSRLAMPPVVSVLIIALLFGLFRLLIGDYAYGFLAGFIAGYATYLFVHYIVHAWRPPQNVFKLLWVHHAIHHYKDNTVAFGVSSPIWDVIFGTMPRKKRT, encoded by the coding sequence ATGAAGAAAAGCACTACACAGCAGAAGGGATCTCCGCCCTTGTTTAAGAATCAGTTACTTGAAAAATTTACCCATACCCACATTGCTTACCCACTATTGATCTTCTATGGTGGCGGGCTCGGTTTGTTGGCCTATGGTGGCGTAATGATGGGGATTTCGGTGATCAATTTACTGGTCACTTTTACTTTAGGTTTGTTGCTTTTCACTTTTGTGGAGTATTGGGCGCACCGAAAGGTTTATCATATGATAGAGGATAAGCCCTGGAAGGCGCGGTTTACTTATACTTTTCATGGCGTGCATCACGATCACCCCAAGGATAAAAGCCGTTTGGCTATGCCGCCAGTGGTCAGTGTGCTGATTATTGCTTTACTGTTTGGCTTGTTTCGTTTGCTGATCGGCGATTATGCCTATGGTTTTTTGGCGGGCTTTATTGCTGGCTACGCCACCTACCTGTTTGTACACTATATCGTACATGCCTGGCGCCCTCCGCAGAATGTTTTCAAGCTATTGTGGGTGCACCATGCGATCCATCATTATAAAGACAATACTGTTGCTTTCGGTGTAAGTTCGCCAATTTGGGATGTGATTTTTGGAACAATGCCACGGAAAAAGCGTACCTAA
- a CDS encoding T9SS type A sorting domain-containing protein: protein MKKIFSVMIAMMMSAAVFAGANDNEAAKGKSMFRVIANNNAELYKVIYIANKTSKVKISIYDEDGAMVVSTVVKGVEDFMKPFRFKRMPAGTYTVVVRDGFSVTRKTFEHKP, encoded by the coding sequence ATGAAAAAGATCTTTTCAGTAATGATCGCCATGATGATGTCTGCTGCAGTATTTGCAGGAGCAAACGACAACGAAGCCGCTAAGGGCAAATCAATGTTTCGTGTTATTGCCAACAACAACGCCGAGCTTTACAAGGTGATTTATATCGCCAACAAAACCTCGAAAGTGAAAATCAGCATCTATGATGAGGATGGTGCGATGGTGGTTTCTACGGTAGTGAAGGGTGTGGAAGATTTCATGAAGCCTTTCCGATTCAAAAGAATGCCTGCAGGAACGTACACCGTTGTGGTTCGCGATGGATTTAGCGTTACGCGCAAAACATTTGAGCACAAGCCTTAA
- a CDS encoding DUF805 domain-containing protein, with product MFNAIFKGQCNRKNYWSFLLLNIAIVILGNIIVKSVLHDISKIIYVIAYELLVLIPLLFVSYRRVKDTGKKGLYWFIAPILLFFPSAEK from the coding sequence ATGTTCAACGCCATTTTTAAAGGTCAGTGTAACCGCAAGAACTATTGGTCATTCCTCCTGCTGAATATTGCCATTGTAATTCTTGGCAACATCATCGTCAAATCAGTTTTACACGACATCTCTAAAATAATCTATGTGATCGCCTATGAATTATTGGTCCTTATTCCTCTGCTATTTGTGAGCTATCGCAGGGTTAAAGATACAGGCAAAAAAGGCCTTTACTGGTTTATTGCACCCATTTTACTGTTTTTCCCTTCTGCTGAAAAGTAA
- the gltX gene encoding glutamate--tRNA ligase, translating into MEKEVRVRFAPSPTGALHIGGVRTALFNYLFARKNGGKFLLRLEDTDQSRFVEGAEAYILEALNWLGMEVDEGVGAKEAGEHGPYVQSQRKDIYQKYVQQLIDQDKAYYAFDTPEELDAMRQRLMEAKVAQPQYNSITRSSMKNSLTLSAEEVKAKMDAGEPYVVRLKVPQKEEVRLKDMVRGWVKVMSIDIDDKVLLKSDGMPTYHLANVVDDHLMKITHVIRGEEWLPSAPCHVLLYEFLGWEDSMPEFAHLPLILKPDGNGKLSKRDADKKGYPVFPLDWNDPRSGETSMGFREQGYLPEAMTNFLALLGWSPGNDEEMFSLEDLCERFSIERVGKAGTKFDIQKAQWFNQQYLKNRSAEDLTAFVLADAQKAGLECSEEKAAAIGQLLKERVTFPTQFVAEGKYFFEAPTAYDDKVIRKKWTTEANEVLADFKNVVLALEDFNAETVKAAYVELCEKREIGMGKVMQSVRVAITGQAGGADLFETIATIGQQEVAERIQSALDSLKDRIKA; encoded by the coding sequence ATGGAAAAAGAAGTAAGAGTTCGTTTCGCCCCCTCACCAACGGGAGCCCTTCATATCGGTGGTGTCCGCACTGCCCTTTTCAATTACCTGTTCGCACGCAAAAATGGTGGTAAATTCCTTTTAAGATTGGAAGATACCGACCAGAGCCGTTTCGTCGAAGGTGCTGAAGCCTACATCCTTGAAGCCCTCAACTGGTTGGGCATGGAAGTAGATGAAGGTGTTGGCGCAAAAGAGGCTGGGGAGCACGGCCCTTACGTTCAGTCACAACGCAAAGACATCTATCAAAAATATGTGCAGCAACTGATCGACCAGGACAAAGCATACTACGCTTTCGATACCCCTGAGGAGCTCGATGCAATGCGCCAAAGATTGATGGAAGCTAAAGTGGCACAACCACAATACAACTCCATCACCCGTTCATCAATGAAAAACTCTTTGACACTTTCTGCCGAGGAGGTCAAAGCAAAAATGGATGCCGGTGAGCCTTATGTGGTACGTTTGAAAGTACCACAAAAAGAGGAAGTACGCCTGAAAGACATGGTTCGAGGATGGGTAAAAGTGATGTCTATCGATATTGATGACAAAGTTTTGCTGAAATCTGACGGTATGCCGACTTACCACCTGGCCAATGTAGTGGATGATCATCTGATGAAAATCACCCACGTCATTCGTGGTGAAGAGTGGTTGCCTTCAGCGCCATGCCACGTTTTGCTATATGAATTTTTGGGATGGGAAGACAGCATGCCTGAATTCGCTCACTTGCCGCTAATCCTCAAGCCTGACGGTAACGGTAAATTATCGAAGCGTGATGCCGACAAAAAAGGTTACCCAGTATTCCCATTGGACTGGAACGACCCACGCTCTGGCGAAACGTCTATGGGCTTCCGTGAGCAAGGTTATTTGCCTGAAGCCATGACCAACTTTTTGGCATTGCTGGGCTGGTCGCCAGGAAACGACGAAGAGATGTTCTCTTTGGAGGATCTTTGCGAACGATTCTCAATTGAGCGTGTAGGTAAGGCAGGAACCAAATTCGACATCCAGAAAGCACAGTGGTTTAATCAGCAATACCTGAAAAACCGCTCTGCAGAAGACCTAACCGCTTTTGTATTGGCTGATGCCCAAAAAGCAGGCTTGGAATGTTCTGAAGAAAAAGCCGCAGCGATTGGTCAGTTGCTGAAAGAGCGCGTAACTTTCCCTACGCAGTTTGTTGCTGAAGGGAAATACTTCTTCGAAGCTCCTACCGCCTACGACGATAAAGTAATCCGCAAAAAATGGACAACTGAAGCGAATGAAGTTTTGGCTGATTTCAAAAATGTCGTATTGGCATTGGAAGATTTCAATGCAGAAACCGTGAAAGCCGCCTATGTGGAGCTATGCGAAAAACGCGAAATCGGTATGGGAAAAGTGATGCAATCTGTACGTGTAGCCATTACAGGGCAAGCGGGAGGAGCAGACCTTTTTGAAACCATCGCGACAATCGGTCAGCAGGAAGTTGCTGAGCGTATTCAGTCGGCTTTGGATAGCCTAAAAGACAGAATCAAGGCCTAA
- a CDS encoding tetratricopeptide repeat protein has product MKKILLFLLILGNAHFAAAQNSTIEKAERAYDAGKYAAAVPLYEKALKANFDPFTAFELAECYIGMGDHDKATAMFEKLISDYREDLPLVRYDYAVVLKQMGKYEQAVSAFDTFIEEAKTIRGRIKGDAKTLIIKAEEEVKGCELALNDPYQPSENDGFRLATEFPTSKKYFAGTYLPQQKQLWLASVERTGRGAFERFTQNSDTQQWEPYLNTTDGMKNLTSTNQEESAIISPDGNTLYFVRSSLNYPAQLYFSTRKNGRWGRAQVLEDRVNDPYFDNITPALSATGDTLYFSSDRPHGKGGFDIWYSVKNSKGEWKKAINFEEVNSSSDELAPVFDHRTNTMYFTSDGHSNYGGYDIFKYDASRNEVVNLGAPFNTHADDGYLVLTDHQMLWSSKRGQNGYQVYEQTIDQAAVVAQSTIDKIQQINSDQQKLSFNTNLDAKASTEVLTASVSVAAPEESKAPTAPKAPKALNYEEKEKQAEHYYADLEHQQKNKVERIIAVMWLNMYLTLAPELKAKLNEDYHALNQEQKKTIKTLGRYYYAKSFTQRATLAQKEYNFCKENTDKTADQWRRIIIYRAFRHDKEGMAKMSQLDWEYLKSRPEEEVNQMKFIAKNLRSTDKVKVKSKSESSK; this is encoded by the coding sequence ATGAAGAAAATCCTCCTTTTCCTCCTTATTTTAGGTAACGCCCACTTTGCCGCAGCACAAAACTCCACCATTGAAAAAGCTGAAAGAGCCTACGATGCTGGAAAATATGCCGCAGCAGTACCACTATATGAAAAAGCCCTGAAAGCCAATTTCGACCCCTTCACCGCTTTCGAGCTTGCGGAGTGCTATATCGGGATGGGAGATCACGACAAGGCCACTGCCATGTTTGAAAAACTCATCAGCGACTACCGTGAAGACCTTCCCTTGGTGCGCTATGATTATGCCGTTGTACTGAAGCAAATGGGAAAATACGAACAGGCCGTCAGTGCTTTCGATACTTTTATTGAAGAGGCAAAAACGATCCGTGGACGGATTAAAGGAGATGCAAAAACACTGATCATCAAAGCTGAAGAGGAAGTCAAGGGCTGTGAACTCGCCCTGAACGACCCCTACCAGCCTTCTGAAAATGACGGTTTCCGCCTTGCGACTGAATTCCCCACTTCAAAGAAATACTTTGCAGGAACTTACCTGCCACAACAAAAACAACTGTGGCTGGCAAGTGTCGAGCGTACGGGCCGAGGCGCTTTTGAAAGATTCACCCAAAATAGCGATACCCAACAGTGGGAACCCTACCTCAACACCACCGACGGGATGAAAAACCTCACGTCCACCAATCAGGAGGAAAGTGCCATCATCAGCCCCGATGGCAACACCCTGTATTTTGTCAGAAGTTCATTGAACTACCCCGCACAGCTATACTTTTCTACCCGAAAAAATGGCCGATGGGGCAGGGCACAGGTATTGGAAGACCGCGTGAACGATCCCTACTTTGATAACATCACACCTGCACTTTCTGCCACTGGCGACACCCTGTATTTCAGCTCCGACCGCCCACATGGCAAAGGAGGATTCGATATCTGGTACAGTGTAAAAAACAGCAAAGGGGAGTGGAAAAAGGCCATCAACTTTGAGGAGGTCAATTCCTCTTCCGATGAACTTGCTCCCGTATTTGACCACCGCACCAACACCATGTACTTTACCAGCGACGGCCATTCCAACTATGGTGGTTATGATATTTTCAAATATGATGCTTCACGGAATGAAGTCGTCAACCTCGGTGCGCCTTTTAATACCCATGCCGACGACGGTTACCTTGTGCTTACCGACCACCAAATGCTTTGGAGTTCCAAAAGGGGCCAAAATGGTTATCAGGTGTATGAACAGACCATCGATCAGGCTGCCGTGGTGGCACAATCCACCATCGATAAAATTCAGCAGATTAACAGCGATCAACAAAAACTTTCTTTTAATACCAACCTGGATGCGAAAGCCTCCACCGAGGTACTGACCGCAAGCGTGTCCGTTGCTGCACCCGAAGAAAGCAAAGCACCAACAGCACCCAAAGCCCCAAAAGCGCTGAATTACGAGGAAAAAGAAAAACAGGCAGAGCATTATTATGCTGATCTTGAACATCAGCAAAAAAACAAAGTAGAGCGCATCATTGCTGTCATGTGGCTGAATATGTACCTCACGCTTGCCCCTGAACTAAAAGCAAAACTCAATGAAGATTATCATGCTTTAAATCAGGAGCAGAAAAAAACCATCAAAACGCTCGGCAGGTATTACTACGCAAAGTCGTTCACCCAACGCGCTACTTTAGCACAAAAGGAATACAATTTCTGTAAAGAAAATACCGATAAAACCGCCGACCAATGGCGCAGAATCATCATTTACAGGGCTTTCCGCCACGACAAAGAAGGCATGGCCAAAATGTCGCAACTCGACTGGGAATACCTGAAATCTCGCCCTGAAGAGGAAGTCAACCAAATGAAATTTATTGCCAAAAACCTGCGATCAACTGATAAAGTAAAGGTGAAATCCAAATCTGAAAGCAGTAAATAA
- the epsC gene encoding serine O-acetyltransferase EpsC produces MDKEFINKLFAYHQSTPPMPYRSSVCDLLEKVREFLFPQLSESCIVSPAQLEAQYQVLYAKMLNILVGMRKELRDDPEKLTHQIFEKFPQIHACLKKDAEAICEGDPAASGVDQVIRTYPGFKAIFSHRFAHELYLLDIPLLPRIISENAHSHTGIDIHPGAKIGAYFCIDHGTGIVIGETTEIGDHVKLYQGVTLGALSVDKSMAETKRHPTLHDHVVVYAGATILGGHTIIGENSTIGGNVWLTSSVQKDSVVYHRPQIIMKNKNEASSESA; encoded by the coding sequence ATGGATAAGGAATTTATAAACAAGCTGTTTGCCTACCACCAATCAACACCACCGATGCCTTACCGTTCTTCGGTATGTGACTTGCTGGAAAAGGTGAGGGAGTTCCTGTTTCCACAGCTTTCAGAAAGCTGTATTGTGTCTCCTGCGCAGTTAGAGGCGCAGTATCAGGTGCTTTATGCCAAGATGCTCAATATTCTGGTGGGAATGCGGAAAGAGTTGCGCGATGACCCTGAAAAACTTACGCACCAGATTTTTGAAAAATTCCCTCAGATTCATGCTTGCCTGAAAAAGGATGCTGAAGCGATTTGTGAAGGTGACCCTGCGGCCTCTGGTGTCGATCAGGTGATTCGTACCTACCCAGGCTTCAAGGCGATTTTCAGTCACCGTTTTGCCCACGAGTTGTATTTGCTGGATATTCCTCTTTTGCCACGCATCATCAGTGAAAATGCGCACAGCCATACGGGGATCGACATCCACCCAGGAGCTAAGATTGGCGCCTATTTTTGCATTGATCACGGGACGGGTATTGTGATTGGGGAAACGACAGAAATTGGTGATCACGTGAAGCTGTACCAGGGGGTAACCCTCGGAGCGCTGAGTGTGGACAAAAGCATGGCGGAAACAAAGCGGCACCCTACATTGCATGACCATGTGGTGGTTTATGCTGGGGCGACGATTCTTGGTGGCCATACGATTATTGGTGAGAATAGCACGATTGGCGGTAACGTCTGGCTGACGAGCTCGGTGCAGAAGGATTCCGTAGTGTATCACCGTCCGCAGATTATCATGAAAAATAAAAATGAAGCCAGCAGCGAAAGTGCTTAA
- a CDS encoding porin family protein yields the protein MRFYKYFLLSLLLMLVAQAKAQQFIGVRGSGGVSTVNFQNNINNANFFTAFTPAYSGGAFYRIYTGPHAGLQTGLDFTKKGFIQRLPASSTQDTLQAASYTYLEVPLMSSFYFFKGSTKVVLNLGPYFAYQLSNTQQLVSRSSGDIISEGPLDYDDFRDNRFDLGIRAELGLLQSFGPNSLELTGVFSMGLKNIINPDYPSAPLGTLNMYLGIQLAYMFQFDNARERFPFVDQRRKLARKKQKKEKRHY from the coding sequence ATGAGATTTTATAAATACTTTTTGCTTTCGTTGTTGCTGATGCTTGTTGCACAGGCGAAGGCGCAGCAGTTCATCGGTGTACGAGGCAGTGGCGGCGTATCGACGGTGAATTTTCAGAATAATATCAATAATGCAAATTTCTTTACGGCTTTTACCCCGGCCTATTCGGGGGGCGCCTTTTACAGAATATACACAGGACCCCACGCCGGCTTGCAAACGGGGCTGGATTTTACCAAAAAGGGGTTTATTCAGCGGCTTCCGGCATCAAGTACACAAGACACTTTGCAGGCAGCGAGCTATACCTACCTTGAGGTGCCATTGATGTCGAGCTTTTACTTTTTTAAAGGATCGACCAAGGTGGTATTGAACCTGGGGCCTTATTTTGCTTATCAGCTCAGTAACACACAACAGCTGGTGAGCCGAAGTTCGGGGGATATCATCAGTGAGGGGCCATTGGACTATGATGATTTCAGGGACAATCGTTTTGACCTTGGCATTCGTGCCGAGTTGGGTTTGCTGCAATCCTTTGGTCCAAATTCACTCGAACTTACGGGGGTGTTCAGTATGGGGCTGAAAAATATCATCAACCCAGATTATCCTTCAGCGCCTTTAGGGACCCTGAATATGTATCTGGGGATTCAGCTGGCGTATATGTTCCAGTTTGATAATGCCCGTGAACGTTTCCCATTTGTGGATCAACGCCGAAAGCTGGCGCGTAAAAAACAGAAAAAAGAGAAAAGACATTATTAG